A genomic window from Ananas comosus cultivar F153 linkage group 22, ASM154086v1, whole genome shotgun sequence includes:
- the LOC109727253 gene encoding myosin-6-like isoform X2, which translates to MEQEEYTKEEINWSYIEFIDNQDVLDLIDKKPGGIIALLDEACMLPRSTHETFAQKLYQTFKNHKRFSKPKLSRTDFTISHYAGEVTYQTDFFLDKNKDYVIAEHQALLSASKCSFVSSLFPPLSEDSSKSSKFSSIGSRFKQQLQALLDTLSATEPHYIRCVKPNNLLKPAIFENKNVLQQLRCGGVMEAIRISCAGYPTRRTFYEFLDRFGILAPEVLSGSSDEVTATRRLLEKVDLQGYQIGKTKVFLRAGQMADLDARRNEVLGRSANIIQRKVRSYFSRRSFILLRKSAIRLQTICRGHLARQVYENLRREAAALRIQTCYRMHFARKAHNELLSSAITIQSGLRGMAARKELNFRRQTRAAIVIQSQCRQYLARLHYSRIKKATITTQCAWRGRVARKELRKLKMAARETGALQAAKNKLEKQVEELTWRLQLEKRMRADLEEAKAQENAKLQAALQEVQQQFKETKEMLMKERDAAKKAAEIVPVIKEIPVVDTELMDKFKAENEKLKALVSSLEMKIDETEKKYEKTSRISEERLKKAMEAESKIVDLNNAMQRLQEKLLNMESEDKILRQQAFLNSPVKNISEHLSIPLTPKKQSIENGHHEVEEPKEPQSAPPAIKDYGNSDPKLRRSYIERQHENVDALINCVAKNLGFSQGKPVAAFTIYRCLLHWKSFEAEKTSVFDRLIQLIGSAIENEENNDHLAYWLSNTSSLLFLLQKSLKAAGGVGTASRKKPPPTSLFGRMAQGFRSSASFANIHVEALDVVRQVEAKYPALLFKQQLTAYVEKIFGIIRDNVKKDMSSLISLCIQAPRTTKASVLRGTGRSFGSHSQSNHWQSIIENLDSFLKTLQDNYVPPVLAQKIFTQIFSYINVQLFNSLLLRRECCSFSNGEYVKAGLAELELWCAKAKPEYAGSSWEELKHIRQAVGFLVIFQKYRISYDEIVNDLCPILSVQQLYRICTQYWDDKYNTQSVSSSVLSSMRILMTEDSNNADGSSFLLDDSSSIPFSVDDISTSLQEKDFSDVKPAEELLENPAFQFLQE; encoded by the exons ATAAG AAACCTGGTGGGATCATTGCCCTTCTTGATGAGGCTTG TATGTTGCCAAGATCGACACATGAAACATTCGCTCAAAAGCTGTACCAGACTTTTAAGAACCATAAACGCTTCAGCAAGCCAAAATTATCACGCACGGATTTTACCATCTCCCACTATGCTGGCGAA GTTACTTATCAGACGGACTTCTTTCTAGATAAAAACAAAGATTATGTTATTGCTGAGCACCAGGCGCTCTTGAGTGCCTCAAAATGTTCATTCGTTTCGAGCCTTTTTCCGCCCCTTTCAGAGGACTCATCAAaatcttcaaaattttcatctatAGGCTCAAGATTCAAG CAACAATTACAAGCTCTCCTAGATACTTTAAGTGCCACTGAGCCACATTACATTCGCTGTGTTAAGCCAAATAATCTGTTGAAGCCTGCCATATTCGAGAATAAGAATGTTCTACAGCAACTTCGATGCGgg GGAGTTATGGAAGCAATTAGGATAAGCTGTGCTGGGTATCCAACCAGAAGAACATTCTACGAGTTCTTAGATCGCTTTGGCATTCTTGCACCTGAAGTTTTAAGTGGAAG TTCTGATGAGGTCACTGCTACAAGGAGGTTGTTAGAGAAGGTGGATCTCCAAGGTTACCAA ATAGGCAAGACAAAGGTATTTCTTCGAGCTGGTCAGATGGCTGATCTCGATGCTCGTAGGAACGAAGTGTTGGGCCGATCTGCTAATATTATTCAAAGGAAAGTTCGATCATACTTTTCTCGCAGGAGTTTCATATTACTGCGAAAATCAGCTATACGGCTCCAGACCATTTGCCGAG GGCATCTTGCCAGGCAAGTTTATGAAAACCTACGGAGAGAAGCTGCTGCTCTGAGAATCCAGACATGCTATCGCATGCATTTTGCTAGGAAAGCTCACAATGAGTTGCTTTCTTCAGCGATTACAATTCAATCTGGTTTACGTGGAATGGCCGCTCGTAAGGAGCTCAATTTCAGGCGACAAACAAGAGCTGCAATTGTTATACAG AGTCAATGCCGGCAATACCTGGCGCGCTTGCATTATTCAAGAATAAAGAAAGCCACAATTACTACTCAATGTGCTTGGAGAGGAAGGGTTGCTAGAAAAGAACTACGAAAGCTTAAAATG GCGGCAAGGGAAACTGGCGCACTTCAAGCTGCCAAAAATAAACTGGAAAAGCAAGTTGAGGAACTCACATGGAGGCTACAACTGGAGAAACGCATGCGG GCTGACCTCGAGGAAGCAAAAGCACAAGAAAATGCAAAGCTGCAAGCTGCCTTGCAGGAGGTGCAACAACAGTTTAAGGAGACCAAAGAAATGCTGATGAAGGAACGTGACGCTGCTAAGAAGGCTGCTGAGATTGTTCCTGTTATTAAGGAGATCCCTGTTGTTGATACGGAGTTGATGGACAAATTCAAAGCTGAAAATGAGAAGCTTAAG GCTTTGGTGAGTTCTCTAGAGATGAAGATTGATGAAACTGAAAAGAAGTATGAAAAAACGAGCAGAATCAGCGAAGAGAGGCTGAAGAAGGCTATGGAGGCTGAGTCAAAGATAGTTGACTTGAACAATGCAATGCAAAG gcTTCAAGAAAAATTATTGAACATGGAGTCTGAGGATAAAATTCTCCGACAGCAGGCCTTCTTGAATTCACCTGTAAAAAACATATCTGAACATTTATCAATTCCATTGACGCCCAAAAAACAG AGTATAGAGAATGGTCATCATGAAGTCGAAGAGCCGAAG GAACCTCAAAGTGCACCTCCGGCTATTAAGGATTATGGAAATAGTGATCCTAAACTGAGGAGATCATATATTGAGCGGCAGCAT GAGAATGTTGATGCACTGATCAATTGCGTGGCTAAAAATCTTGGATTTAGCCAGGGTAAGCCGGTGGCTGCATTTACCATATATAGATGTCTTCTTCATTGGAAGTCCTTTGAAGCAGAGAAGACCAGTGTTTTTGACCGCCTTATTCAGTTAATTGGTTCTGCCATTGAG AACGAGGAGAACAATGACCATCTTGCTTATTGGCTATCAAATACATCCAGCTTGCTTTTTCTGCTACAAAAGAGTCTTAAGGCGGCTGGTGGAGTTGGGACTGCATCGCGTAAGAAACCTCCTCCAACATCATTATTTGGAAGGATGGCTCAG GGCTTCCGCTCGTCGGCATCTTTTGCAAATATCCATGTGGAAGCATTGGATGTTGTTCGCCAAGTCGAGGCCAAGTACCCTGCCTTGCTTTTCAAGCAGCAGCTAACTGCTTATGTGGAGAAAATATTTGGAATTATCCGAGACAATGTGAAAAAAGACATGTCTTCCTTGATCTCATTATGCATTCAG GCTCCAAGGACAACGAAGGCAAGTGTGCTCCGAGGGACAGGGCGTTCATTTGGGAGTCACTCTCAAAGCAACCACTGGCAGAGCATCATAGAGAACCTCGATAGCTTTTTAAAAACATTACAAGATAACTAT GTTCCCCCAGTTTTAGCTCAGAAGATCTTTACCCAGATATTCTCATACATTAATGTTCAACTCTTCAACAG TCTACTTCTTCGCCGAGAGTGTTGCTCCTTCAGCAATGGAGAATATGTCAAAGCTGGTTTGGCTGAATTGGAGCTATGGTGCGCAAAAGCAAAACCTGAG TATGCCGGATCATCATGGGAGGAACTTAAGCATATAAGGCAAGCTGTGGGTTTCTTG GTAATATTCCAGAAGTACAGGATTTCATATGATGAGATAGTCAATGACTTATGTCcg ATCTTGAGTGTTCAACAACTCTACAGAATATGCACACAATACTGGGATGACAAGTACAATACCCAAAGTGTATCGTCAAGT gTTCTTTCCAGCATGCGGATACTAATGACAGAAGATTCCAACAATGCAGACGGCAGCTCCTTCTTACTCGATGATAGTTCCAG CATTCCCTTCTCAGTAGACGACATATCGACTTCTCTACAAGAAAAGGACTTCTCCGACGTCAAGCCCGCAGAGGAGCTTCTCGAGAACCCGGCTTTCCAGTTTTTACAAGAGTGA